The genomic region tagtgtgaccacacaccttaagcaacatattaagcctaaaaaatgtcaCTCAATTTTGAgtgtaacacttttaagcctagaaataTAAGTTAATATATATGATTTAAGCCGTTCCCAAATTCCATCATTCCAATTATATACAATTTAGACTTCTCCATGAATTTTACAGCTTCTACATGTTTAGTTTATGAGAATGCCCAAGAAGGAAACctttaaattttcattttgataGTGGTTTACAATAAATTTCCACAAATAAATGGTGTAGAGCTCTAAGCTCCTCCAAAATTTGCAAAGAATACATGTGTACAAATAATTATAATCTATAGTACAGAAAAATTATCATCGTTGCTCGGGGGCGACCGGGTCCGGGAGGCCGAACGGGAGGCGGCTTGCGAGCAGAAAGCCAGCGCCGTTTCCAAGCTAGCAACGATCTCAGTCATGGAGGGCCGATCCTTCCCTTCCAAATTGACACAGTCCATCGCCGTTAAACCCACAAAAGTGACGGCTTCAATTTCATACGGCCGTGGCGGGGGCAACCGGTCGTCTAGAATACTGGGCAAATCGTCGTTCACTATATAGGGCAAAGCGAAATCCACAACATTTCTGGGCCCTCCGCTACCGTCATGCTTGTGGATGGCTTTCTTGCCCGTGAGGAGCTCCATCAAAACAACGCCGTAGCTGTAAACGTCGCTCTTTGTGGTAAGGTGCTGCATTTTGTAGTACTCCGGGTCAATGTAGCCCACGGTTCCGGCGGCCATGAGAGACAGATGGGACTCCTCGTCCATGGGGCCCAGCAACGAAAGCCCGAAATCCGACACCTTGGCGTTCCAGGACCCATCCAGAAGTATGTTGGATGACTTTATGTCACGGTGAATGATGGGCGGTACGGCGTATGTGTGAAGGTACTCGATTCCCCGGGCGGCGTCCAGCGCGATTCTGATTCGCATTGCCCAAGAGTCCAGTGGTGGGTTAATGGCGACGGCTTTGTGCAGGTGGTCATGGAGGGACCCATTGGACATGTATTCGTAGACCAGGAGTCGTTCCTCCTCTTCCTCGCAGTAGCCCACCAGACCCACCAGGTGCTTGTGGTGGAGGCGGGTCATGAACGAGAGCTCCGATTCGAAAGCCGATTCGTTCTCCTTGTTCTTTTTCGCGTTCCGACTGTCGCCCCGTTTGATTGCGACCTTGCGCCCGTCCGGAAGGGTCCCCAGGTAGACCGTCCCGAAGCTGCCTGACCCCAGCTTCGAATTTTCTGAGAACCCATCTGTGGCGAGGGAGAGGTCCGTGAGAGAAAACTCTTCTGCTCTGTCGCCCCGTTTCGACGGGCCGCTCCGCTGCCGCCGAATTTCCCCCTTTGATGTCCCGCTCCGCTGCCGCCGGACCTGTCGGGAGGCCCCTCGGACCGAGGTCTGGCGTTTGGGTTGAGAGGCGGAAGAGACTGGCGGCGTGGAGCTTTGCTGCTGCTGCTGGTTCTGGTTCTGCTCCTGCTCTGCGTCGCAGACCCGCCCGCTGCGCTGCCGGGCGTGGCGGAAGTATTTGAAGTACAGGAACCAGGAAACCGTCACGACGCCCACCAGGACTCCGACGGATCCGAGCACCGTCAGCGCAATTGCTGCCCGGGACATTTTTCTTATGACCCGAGGAGAAACGGGTGGAACAaggggagatggaggtggaggtggaggaagaGGAGGAGGTGCCGTGGCCGGAGGCGGTGGCGGAGGCGGGCAGGATTTGCAGATAACCCGAGACACCCCGGACCCAGACCCACCGCAGAGGGTCTCGGAATTGGGGGAAATCCCACAGGGGCATGAGCTCCTCTGTTCGCAGTCACCTGGGAGAGTATTATTCAACGGGCTGATCAAAAACGAATTCCCAAAAAACTTCCCTCCCCAACAGAGCACCGAGAGATTCCTTGTAACGATTCCGCACGCGAACCCGTCGGTGCCCACGATGTCCTCGAACGAAACATTCTGCGGGTACCCGCTCCCCTGAATCGAACCCCAACAAACAAGTGTCCCCTTAATGATCCGCCTCGCGCAAACATAATTCGCCCCAACGACCAGAGAATCGAATCCGGATGAGTTCTCACCCGTAGGCACCAGGCCGCTCAACGATCCCCAACAGACGACCCGCCCGTCGTCCCGTCCAATCCCGCAGAGGCTGGAATTTCCTGCGGAAATTAAACTCATCGCCCGAGAATCAACCTGGGGCGGATTTGTTCCCCAGCATTGCACACTGGAATTCGTTTCATTTATCCCGCAGGCAAACTCAGACCCAACTGTAATTCCCGTGTAGTTTC from Cryptomeria japonica chromosome 3, Sugi_1.0, whole genome shotgun sequence harbors:
- the LOC131027811 gene encoding putative serine/threonine-protein kinase-like protein CCR3 — protein: MRKAQSSNSRPPATFENSASGLNGAVALGWMWLLLAMGVALGLRFESRGRNNWEFLVGLLWVCAVLCDQRVDAQGSMSTISASFKGNVSTVCAIRAGGNNILCWNSTQQQTTFSLGASYMGISGGNGSVCGLTEDRRRVFCWDTETQNRKRLSIRRRLIEVAAGGTHACGLYEGRGDVYCWRGLESPPSGGNYTGITVGSEFACGINETNSSVQCWGTNPPQVDSRAMSLISAGNSSLCGIGRDDGRVVCWGSLSGLVPTGENSSGFDSLVVGANYVCARRIIKGTLVCWGSIQGSGYPQNVSFEDIVGTDGFACGIVTRNLSVLCWGGKFFGNSFLISPLNNTLPGDCEQRSSCPCGISPNSETLCGGSGSGVSRVICKSCPPPPPPPATAPPPLPPPPPPSPLVPPVSPRVIRKMSRAAIALTVLGSVGVLVGVVTVSWFLYFKYFRHARQRSGRVCDAEQEQNQNQQQQQSSTPPVSSASQPKRQTSVRGASRQVRRQRSGTSKGEIRRQRSGPSKRGDRAEEFSLTDLSLATDGFSENSKLGSGSFGTVYLGTLPDGRKVAIKRGDSRNAKKNKENESAFESELSFMTRLHHKHLVGLVGYCEEEEERLLVYEYMSNGSLHDHLHKAVAINPPLDSWAMRIRIALDAARGIEYLHTYAVPPIIHRDIKSSNILLDGSWNAKVSDFGLSLLGPMDEESHLSLMAAGTVGYIDPEYYKMQHLTTKSDVYSYGVVLMELLTGKKAIHKHDGSGGPRNVVDFALPYIVNDDLPSILDDRLPPPRPYEIEAVTFVGLTAMDCVNLEGKDRPSMTEIVASLETALAFCSQAASRSASRTRSPPSNDDNFSVL